The Henckelia pumila isolate YLH828 chromosome 2, ASM3356847v2, whole genome shotgun sequence genome includes a window with the following:
- the LOC140877312 gene encoding uncharacterized protein, translated as MRDFASCFGENAVRLSDTSCSSRSNNSRMISPSPNPSSTQDSVTCFYRTVLSTQKQVLITVSWCKNALSQGLNITFGDDYSSSFRLNTNSRLFRKLKGSKSMEFPDSKVEVFWDLSTAQYQTGPEPMDGYYVLIMFDSELGLILGDMVDEAMARKLKTGTRIAKFSLLSRQEMFSGNSTLHSTKVQFSENGVAHDILIRCGGEEEGLEHPVLSVFVDKKTVSRVDRLQWNFRGNQTIFLDGLLVDFMWDVHDWIHHDSGGRGYAVFMFRTRGGMDSRILWMEEKKEQDKVEFSLMIYAYV; from the coding sequence aTGAGAGATTTCGCGTCTTGTTTCGGGGAAAATGCAGTGCGACTCTCTGATACTTCTTGTTCGAGCCGTTCAAATAACTCTAGGATGATATCTCCGTCTCCGAACCCGTCGTCGACTCAAGATTCCGTCACTTGTTTCTACAGAACTGTTCTCTCCACTCAGAAGCAGGTTTTGATAACAGTTTCGTGGTGCAAGAACGCCTTATCTCAAGGGCTCAACATAACTTTCGGCGACGATTATTCAAGCTCCTTCAGGCTCAACACGAACTCGAGGCTATTCCGAAAGCTCAAAGGCAGCAAATCAATGGAGTTTCCTGATTCTAAAGTCGAGGTCTTCTGGGATCTTTCGACGGCACAGTACCAAACAGGCCCGGAACCTATGGATGGGTACTATGTATTGATCATGTTCGACTCGGAACTCGGGCTGATTCTTGGGGACATGGTGGACGAAGCCATGGCGAGGAAGCTGAAAACCGGGACGAGAATCGCTAAATTCTCGTTACTTTCACGCCAAGAAATGTTTTCAGGGAACAGTACCCTTCATTCAACTAAGGTTCAATTCTCTGAAAATGGCGTCGCACACGATATCTTGATACGTTGCGGCGGAGAAGAGGAAGGGTTGGAGCATCCGGTCCTATCGGTTTTCGTGGATAAAAAGACGGTGAGCCGAGTGGACCGGCTGCAATGGAATTTTAGAGGGAACCAGACAATATTCTTGGATGGTTTGCTGGTGGATTTCATGTGGGATGTTCATGATTGGATCCACCACGATTCGGGGGGGCGGGGATACGCGGTGTTCATGTTCAGGACAAGGGGTGGGATGGATAGCAGAATATTGTGGATGGAGGAGAAGAAAGAGCAAGACAAGGTCGAGTTTTCGTTGATGATATATGCGTACGTGTAA